In Gouania willdenowi chromosome 15, fGouWil2.1, whole genome shotgun sequence, one DNA window encodes the following:
- the mmrn2a gene encoding multimerin-2a, translating to MSAVGALMLLVLLGSLVTTSCELRARDPEDKDEEEERGRGGGRGGGRGGGRPEGETTDNHPAQTGNNRCAFVQRRVLTVAVACGTETFTIRSQSSCPSGNPECQIIIYKLSTRPVYRQKHKIFTALQWRCCPGHEGDDCDHPEGPALMQQQFVDLNREQNDHQGPSDSLSTAQTNLRAEHTQNLPENMLDIHHLHQQHHQHAPEPSEPPVAHIVQLVMSQLRPILERFNHSLESLSQQVEDLTRSVDQLKSDHHQKDSVEDRAEEPLETRLDQVSQQVLLVHQQVENQRVEVDQRLHSQHAMLHYNLTCFKTDIDMKLKRHQKMLQMNLHSINTTLSELKLKEEPPQDPHTSSDTSVLWKAIEQVDNKVVNNTVKVSNLSEDVDVMFGDMQQLRRSLGELEKQMNQTARKSQVLFMETGLEVEDAKVVVLQRVEELSRNLTKQDRQLQEMDVDVDYLYTAIYQHNGTSDCECQGLKAAVAHLQSSLVNVTELINDNVLALEEREGMGAGSGSNDWQELQHALQQ from the exons ATGTCTGCAGTGGGAGCTCTAATGCTGCTGGTTctactggggtcactggttacCACCAGCTGTGAGCTGAGGGCTCGAGACCCCGAGGAcaaggatgaggaggaagagagaggaagaggaggaggaagaggaggaggaagaggaggaggaaggccTGAAGGAGAAACGACTGACAACCATCCAGCTCAGACTGG aaaCAACAGATGTGCGTTTGTACAGAGGCGTGTGCTAACCGTGGCGGTGGCGTGTGGAACAGAGACGTTCACCATCAGGTCTCAGAGTTCGTGTCCCAGTGGAAACCCAGAGTGTCAGATCATCAT ATACAAGTTGTCCACACGGCCCGTCTACAGACAGAAACACAAGATATTCACCGCCCTGCAGTGGCGCTGCTGCCCAGGACACGAAGGAGACGACTGTGACCACCCAG AAGGTCCAGCTCTGATGCAGCAGCAGTTTGTGGACCTGAACCGAGAGCAGAACGACCACCAGGGACCCAGTGACTCACTGAGCACTGCTCAGACCAACCTTAGAgcagaacacacacagaatCTCCCTGAAAACATGTTGGATATCCATCATCTTCATCAACAGCATCATCAACATGCTCCAG AACCCTCTGAACCGCCTGTGGCCCACATTGTACAACTGGTTATGTCCCAGTTAAGGCCCATCTTGGAACGCTTTAACCACTCTTTGGAGAGCCTGAGTCAGCAGGTAGAAGATCTGACACGCAGTGTTGACCAGCTGAAGAGTGACCACCATCAGAAAGACTCAGTGGAGGACAGAGCAGAGGAACCTCTAGAGACCAGACTGGACCAAGTTTCTCAGCAGGTTCTTCTCGTCCACCAGCAGGTGGAGAACCAAAGAGTGGAAGTGGACCAGAGGCTGCACTCCCAGCATGCAATGCTGCACTACAACCTCACCTGCTTCAAGACTGATATTGACATGAAGCTCAAACGCCATCAGAAGATGCTCCAG ATGAACCTGCACTCCATCAATACCACGTTATCTGAGCTGAAGCTGAAGGAGGAGCCGCCACAGGATCCCCACACTTCATCAGACACGTCTGTGCTGTGGAAAGCCATTGAACAGGTTGACAACAAAGTGGTCAACAACACTGTGAAG GTTAGCAACTTATCGGAGGATGTGGATGTAATGTTTGGTGACATGCAGCAGCTCAGGCGGAGCCTCGGTGAATTGGAGAAGCAGATGAACCAGACGGCAAGGAAGAGTCAGGTTCTGTTCATGGAGACTGGGCTGGAGGTGGAAGACGCCAAGGTGGTAGTGTTGCAAAGAGTGGAGGAACTGTCCAGGAACCTGACCAAACAAGATCGGCAACTTCAAGAGATGGATGTGGATGTGGACTACTTATACACGGCCATATACCAGCACAATGGCACCTCTGACTGTGAGTGTCAGGGCCTGAAAGCTGCTGTTGCTCATCTGCAGAGTAGTTTGGTCAATGTGACTGAGCTCATCAATGACAACGTTCTGGCTCTGGAAGAAAGAGAAGGAATGGGAGCAGGAAGTGGATCCAATGACTGGCAGGAGCTCCAACACGCCCTTCAGCAG